In a single window of the Nicotiana tomentosiformis chromosome 10, ASM39032v3, whole genome shotgun sequence genome:
- the LOC104096144 gene encoding LEAF RUST 10 DISEASE-RESISTANCEUS RECEPTOR-LIKE PROTEIN KINASE-like 1.1 isoform X2: MACFIQKESKEQKQKFYSWPIFPKKILYIYQEEPKVKKIYRKCLFQLLIEAQGQNTSSSSCTKEFQCGSLGNLSFPFYKSTQLDCGLCKVDCEVTPNPIIELEGVKYQALEKHDVFIKLKDFTLEHFLKNKSCQSFDRNLSLPISPSITYRVNPFLTLFKCNNSQKIHEDVFNSTSYQSYNSCESFILYYSQTINYFQGFHLPTGCSFVQLPKSSSSEAESNDLFDLLTDEVTLGWTVSDECNQCYYRGGKCQTDNTTKTFLCYNTKGNTKVKVIVAVSAFIGLLFGLCTIASVIWFCKRRKNDSSPFLSRNTSGASMLHQDLEEHSQYLGIPVFTYRELEEATNKFNSAKQLGDGGYGTVYYGKLRDGKEVAVKRLYEHNHKQMQQFINEIEILTRLRHRNLVILYGCTSRRSRELFLVYEYIPNGTIADHLHGHRAKDKLLTWPIRLKIAIEIASALAYLHASDIIHRDVKTNNILLDNDFCVKVADFGLSKLFPNDVTHISTAPQGTPGYVDPQYHECYQLTDKSDVYSFGVVLVELISSMPAVDMNRHMHEINLASFAMNRILKCAFNEVIDPALGFETNAEVRRMTTSVAELAFQCLQAVKDMRPKMEEVLETLKTIKEGEWKNYHRKEISGKCTELRRVKAHHPSETEDAVLLKKNIPASPDTVIDTWASSSTTTSTGG, encoded by the exons ATGGCATGCTTCATTCAAAAAgaatcaaaagaacaaaaacaGAAATTTTATTCTTGGCCAATTTTccccaaaaaaatattatatatataccaagaAGAGCCAAAGGTGAAAAAGATTTATAGAAAGTGTCTTTTTCAACTTTTAATTGAAG CTCAAGGACAGAACACATCCTCCTCAAGTTGCACTAAAGAATTCCAGTGTGGAAGTCTAGGAAATTTGAGCTTTCCTTTCTACAAATCCACTCAACTTGATTGTGGTTTGTGCAAAGTGGATTGTGAAGTTACTCCAAATCCCATAATTGAATTAGAAGGGGTGAAATATCAAGCTCTTGAGAAACATGATGTTTTTATCAAACTTAAGGATTTTACTCTTGAACACTTCTTGAAGAACAAGAGTTGCCAATCTTTTGATAGAAATCTGTCTTTACCAATTTCTCCTTCAATAACATATAGAGTCAACCCCTTTCTCACTTTGTTCAAATGCAATAATAGCCAGAAGATACATGAAGATGTTTTCAATTCCACAAGTTATCAAAGTTACAATAGCTGTGAAAGTTTCATATTATACTATAGCCAAACAATCAATTATTTTCAAGGTTTTCATCTTCCTACTGGCTGTTCATTCGTTCAGTTGCCCAAGTCGTCGAGTTCAGAAGCTGAATCAAATGACTTATTTGATCTGTTAACTGATGAAGTTACACTAGGATGGACTGTGTCTGATGAATGTAATCAGTGTTATTATAGAGGAGGGAAGTGTCAAACTGATAATACTACTAAAACATTTCTTTGTTATAATACCAAAG GAAATACAAAAGTGAAAGTGATTGTTGCAG TTTCAGCATTTATTGGTTTACTTTTTGGACTCTGCACAATTGCCTCTGTTATATGGTTTTGCAAGAGGAGGAAAAAtgattcttcaccatttctttcAAGAAATACATCTGGTGCTTCAATGCTTCATCAAGATCTCGAGGAACATAGCCAATATCTAGGAATCCCAGTATTCACCTACAGAGAACTTGAAGAAGCCACCAACAAATTCAACTCTGCTAAACAACTTGGTGATGGAGGTTATGGAACTGTGTACTATG GGAAACTTAGAGATGGAAAAGAAGTTGCAGTTAAGCGCCTTTATGAGCACAATCACAAGCAAATGCAGCAATTCATCAATGAAATTGAAATTCTTACTCGCCTTAGGCATCGGAATCTTGTTATCCTTTATGGATGTACATCAAGACGTAGCCGTGAACTCTTCCTTGTTTATGAGTACATTCCCAATGGAACAATTGCTGATCACCTGCACGGACATAGAGCAAAGGATAAGTTACTTACATGGCCTATACGGCTCAAAATCGCCATAGAAATTGCTAGTGCATTGGCTTACCTTCATGCTTCTGACATCATACACCGCGATGTCAAGACTAATAACATTCTCCTGGACAATGACTTTTGTGTCAAAGTAGCAGATTTCGGGCTGTCAAAACTCTTCCCTAATGATGTTactcatatctcaactgcaccaCAGGGGACCCCGGGATATGTTGATCCTCAATATCATGAATGTTACCAGCTTACCGATAAGAGTGATGTTTATAGCTTCGGGGTTGTCCTTGTCGAGCTCATATCATCAATGCCTGCTGTGGATATGAATAGACATATGCACGAGATTAACTTGGCTAGCTTCGCGATGAACAGGATATTGAAGTGCGCGTTTAATGAGGTGATCGATCCAGCTCTTGGATTCGAGACAAATGCTGAAGTTAGGAGGATGACAACATCAGTTGCAGAACTAGCTTTTCAGTGCTTGCAAGCTGTGAAGGACATGAGGCCTAAAATGGAAGAAGTACTCGAGACGTTGAAGACTATTAAAGAAGGTGAATGGAAAAATTATCACAGAAAGGAGATCAGTGGTAAATGTACTGAGCTTAGAAGGGTAAAAGCGCATCATCCTTCTGAAACGGAGGATGCTGTgttattgaagaaaaatattcCAGCTTCACCTGATACTGTGATTGATACATGGGCTAGTAGCTCCACCACTACTAGTACTGGAGGTTGA
- the LOC104096144 gene encoding LEAF RUST 10 DISEASE-RESISTANCEUS RECEPTOR-LIKE PROTEIN KINASE-like 1.1 isoform X1, with the protein MQNPTAKQKQTIKEILKTSDFVTTFLDILVNVVVVDILFFFIQKGYIMDLFSWFFISIFIHFWCFNSAQGQNTSSSSCTKEFQCGSLGNLSFPFYKSTQLDCGLCKVDCEVTPNPIIELEGVKYQALEKHDVFIKLKDFTLEHFLKNKSCQSFDRNLSLPISPSITYRVNPFLTLFKCNNSQKIHEDVFNSTSYQSYNSCESFILYYSQTINYFQGFHLPTGCSFVQLPKSSSSEAESNDLFDLLTDEVTLGWTVSDECNQCYYRGGKCQTDNTTKTFLCYNTKGNTKVKVIVAVSAFIGLLFGLCTIASVIWFCKRRKNDSSPFLSRNTSGASMLHQDLEEHSQYLGIPVFTYRELEEATNKFNSAKQLGDGGYGTVYYGKLRDGKEVAVKRLYEHNHKQMQQFINEIEILTRLRHRNLVILYGCTSRRSRELFLVYEYIPNGTIADHLHGHRAKDKLLTWPIRLKIAIEIASALAYLHASDIIHRDVKTNNILLDNDFCVKVADFGLSKLFPNDVTHISTAPQGTPGYVDPQYHECYQLTDKSDVYSFGVVLVELISSMPAVDMNRHMHEINLASFAMNRILKCAFNEVIDPALGFETNAEVRRMTTSVAELAFQCLQAVKDMRPKMEEVLETLKTIKEGEWKNYHRKEISGKCTELRRVKAHHPSETEDAVLLKKNIPASPDTVIDTWASSSTTTSTGG; encoded by the exons ATGCAAAATCCTACAGCCAAGCAAAAACAAACAATAAAAGAAATTCTAAAAACTTCAGATTTTGTTACAACATTCTTGGATATTCTTGttaatgttgttgttgttgatattcttttcttttttatccaAAAAGGGTATATCATGGatttattttcttggttttttatttCCATTTTCATTCATTTTTGGTGCTTTAATTCAGCTCAAGGACAGAACACATCCTCCTCAAGTTGCACTAAAGAATTCCAGTGTGGAAGTCTAGGAAATTTGAGCTTTCCTTTCTACAAATCCACTCAACTTGATTGTGGTTTGTGCAAAGTGGATTGTGAAGTTACTCCAAATCCCATAATTGAATTAGAAGGGGTGAAATATCAAGCTCTTGAGAAACATGATGTTTTTATCAAACTTAAGGATTTTACTCTTGAACACTTCTTGAAGAACAAGAGTTGCCAATCTTTTGATAGAAATCTGTCTTTACCAATTTCTCCTTCAATAACATATAGAGTCAACCCCTTTCTCACTTTGTTCAAATGCAATAATAGCCAGAAGATACATGAAGATGTTTTCAATTCCACAAGTTATCAAAGTTACAATAGCTGTGAAAGTTTCATATTATACTATAGCCAAACAATCAATTATTTTCAAGGTTTTCATCTTCCTACTGGCTGTTCATTCGTTCAGTTGCCCAAGTCGTCGAGTTCAGAAGCTGAATCAAATGACTTATTTGATCTGTTAACTGATGAAGTTACACTAGGATGGACTGTGTCTGATGAATGTAATCAGTGTTATTATAGAGGAGGGAAGTGTCAAACTGATAATACTACTAAAACATTTCTTTGTTATAATACCAAAG GAAATACAAAAGTGAAAGTGATTGTTGCAG TTTCAGCATTTATTGGTTTACTTTTTGGACTCTGCACAATTGCCTCTGTTATATGGTTTTGCAAGAGGAGGAAAAAtgattcttcaccatttctttcAAGAAATACATCTGGTGCTTCAATGCTTCATCAAGATCTCGAGGAACATAGCCAATATCTAGGAATCCCAGTATTCACCTACAGAGAACTTGAAGAAGCCACCAACAAATTCAACTCTGCTAAACAACTTGGTGATGGAGGTTATGGAACTGTGTACTATG GGAAACTTAGAGATGGAAAAGAAGTTGCAGTTAAGCGCCTTTATGAGCACAATCACAAGCAAATGCAGCAATTCATCAATGAAATTGAAATTCTTACTCGCCTTAGGCATCGGAATCTTGTTATCCTTTATGGATGTACATCAAGACGTAGCCGTGAACTCTTCCTTGTTTATGAGTACATTCCCAATGGAACAATTGCTGATCACCTGCACGGACATAGAGCAAAGGATAAGTTACTTACATGGCCTATACGGCTCAAAATCGCCATAGAAATTGCTAGTGCATTGGCTTACCTTCATGCTTCTGACATCATACACCGCGATGTCAAGACTAATAACATTCTCCTGGACAATGACTTTTGTGTCAAAGTAGCAGATTTCGGGCTGTCAAAACTCTTCCCTAATGATGTTactcatatctcaactgcaccaCAGGGGACCCCGGGATATGTTGATCCTCAATATCATGAATGTTACCAGCTTACCGATAAGAGTGATGTTTATAGCTTCGGGGTTGTCCTTGTCGAGCTCATATCATCAATGCCTGCTGTGGATATGAATAGACATATGCACGAGATTAACTTGGCTAGCTTCGCGATGAACAGGATATTGAAGTGCGCGTTTAATGAGGTGATCGATCCAGCTCTTGGATTCGAGACAAATGCTGAAGTTAGGAGGATGACAACATCAGTTGCAGAACTAGCTTTTCAGTGCTTGCAAGCTGTGAAGGACATGAGGCCTAAAATGGAAGAAGTACTCGAGACGTTGAAGACTATTAAAGAAGGTGAATGGAAAAATTATCACAGAAAGGAGATCAGTGGTAAATGTACTGAGCTTAGAAGGGTAAAAGCGCATCATCCTTCTGAAACGGAGGATGCTGTgttattgaagaaaaatattcCAGCTTCACCTGATACTGTGATTGATACATGGGCTAGTAGCTCCACCACTACTAGTACTGGAGGTTGA
- the LOC104096138 gene encoding LEAF RUST 10 DISEASE-RESISTANCEUS RECEPTOR-LIKE PROTEIN KINASE-like 1.1 isoform X3 gives MAAILFCAMVLVFHLLIINLVRGESKSCPKEFNCGKLGNMSYPFSEFKKPHCGLCKIDCNNTLQNPKVEIEGELYNAYKKWFLVNSIDLSDPILEVYLANRSCKSFERNLSFPNSPSVSFGVFNNITLFKCMNRSMEIDGYFRSYQNYSNCNGFSLYYHNPRTNQSHSIPTGVLPANCAVIRLPLTFLSPSEPIPTDLFGLLTSKFKLDWEVSRDCSDCIYREGQCQSDSKNLFFCSKVAKRNLGLVVGTVLCGFLIIAISIVILIICCCKKGNRSFANILPRNTPSEPSTRSYELDSGFFGVPVFSYAELQQATMNFDSSRELGDGGYGTVYYGKLQDGREVAVKRLYDHNARRKEQFITEIEILTRLRHKNLVSLYGCTSRLSDQLLLVYEYVPNGTIADHLHGHKAKYGSLTWPIRMKIAIEAASALAYLHASDIIHRDVKSNNILLDQNFSVKVGDFGLSRLHPNDISHISTAPQGTPGYVDPKYHECYQLTDKSDVYSFGVVLVELISSMPAVDFSRRNEEINLSNYAINRILRCAFDDLIDQSLGFHSDAEVKRMTTLVAELSFRCLQLDKDMRPSMVEVLEILQEIQQGC, from the exons ATGGCTGCAATATTATTTTGTGCTATGGTTTTGGTGTTTCATTTGCTTATCATCAACTTGGTTAGAGGTGAGAGTAAATCTTGTCCAAAAGAGTTCAATTGTGGAAAACTTGGCAATATGAGTTATCCATTTTCAGAATTCAAGAAAcctcattgtggattatgcaagATTGATTGTAATAACACTCTTCAAAATCCTAAAGTTGAGATTGAGGGAGAGTTATACAATGCTTATAAGAAGTGGTTTTTGGTTAACAGTATCGATCTCTCGGATCCAATTCTTGAAGTTTATTTAGCTAACAGAAGTTGCAAATCCTTTGAAAGGAATCTATCTTTTCCTAACTCTCCTTCTGTCTCATTTGGAGTATTCAACAATATCACTTTGTTCAAATGTATGAATAGAAGTATGGAGATAGATGGTTATTTTCGGAGTTATCAGAACTACTCTAATTGTAATGGCTTTAGCTTATACTATCATAATCCAAGAACAAATCAAAGCCATAGTATTCCAACTGGTGTTCTTCCTGCAAATTGTGCAGTTATTCGATTGCCTTTGACGTTTCTTTCACCTTCAGAACCAATTCCTACTGATTTGTTTGGTCTATTAACTTCTAAGTTCAAGTTAGATTGGGAAGTATCAAGAGATTGTTCGGATTGTATCTATAGAGAAGGGCAATGCCAAAGTGACAGCAAAAACCTCTTCTTTTGCTCCAAAG TAGCAAAAAGAAATTTGGGACTGGTTGTAGGCACAG TGCTTTGTGGTTTCTTGATCATAGCAATCAGCATTGTGATACTTATAATCTGCTGTTGCAAGAAGGGCAACAGAAGTTTTGCGAATATTCTTCCGAGAAACACTCCTTCTGAGCCTTCAACACGAAGCTACGAGTTAGACAGCGGGTTCTTTGGCGTTCCTGTCTTCTCTTATGCTGAACTTCAACAAGCTACCATGAATTTTGATTCCTCTAGAGAACTTGGAGATGGAGGATATGGAACAGTATATTATG GGAAACTTCAGGATGGAAGAGAAGTTGCAGTAAAACGCCTGTACGACCACAATGCTAGGAGAAAGGAGCAGTTTATAACTGAGATTGAAATTCTAACAAGGCTAAGGCACAAAAATCTTGTTTCTCTTTATGGTTGCACATCCAGACTCAGCGATCAACTCTTACTTGTTTACGAGTATGTCCCTAATGGAACGATTGCTGATCACTTGCACGGTCATAAGGCAAAGTATGGCTCGCTCACATGGCCTATCCGCATGAAAATTGCTATTGAAGCTGCTAGTGCTCTGGCTTATCTGCATGCTTCTGATATAATCCACCGCGATGTGAAGAGTAACAACATACTACTTGATCAGAACTTCAGTGTCAAAGTCGGAGATTTTGGGCTTTCAAGACTTCATCCGAATGACATTTCTCATATATCAACTGCACCTCAGGGTACCCCTGGTTACGTCGATCCAAAGTACCACGAATGTTACCAGCTGACCGATAAAAGTGATGTCTATAGCTTCGGAGTAGTCCTCGTTGAGCTGATATCATCAATGCCTGCAGTAGATTTCAGTAGACGTAACGAAGAGATTAACTTGTCTAACTATGCAATAAACAGGATTTTAAGGTGTGCATTCGACGACTTGATAGACCAATCTCTTGGTTTTCATTCAGATGCAGAAGTTAAGAGGATGACTACCTTAGTGGCCGAGCTATCTTTTCGATGCTTGCAACTCGACAAGGACATGAGACCTAGTATGGTTGAAGTACTAGAAATATTGCAAGAGATTCAACAAG GTTGTTGA
- the LOC104096138 gene encoding LEAF RUST 10 DISEASE-RESISTANCEUS RECEPTOR-LIKE PROTEIN KINASE-like 1.1 isoform X2, with product MAAILFCAMVLVFHLLIINLVRGESKSCPKEFNCGKLGNMSYPFSEFKKPHCGLCKIDCNNTLQNPKVEIEGELYNAYKKWFLVNSIDLSDPILEVYLANRSCKSFERNLSFPNSPSVSFGVFNNITLFKCMNRSMEIDGYFRSYQNYSNCNGFSLYYHNPRTNQSHSIPTGVLPANCAVIRLPLTFLSPSEPIPTDLFGLLTSKFKLDWEVSRDCSDCIYREGQCQSDSKNLFFCSKAKRNLGLVVGTVLCGFLIIAISIVILIICCCKKGNRSFANILPRNTPSEPSTRSYELDSGFFGVPVFSYAELQQATMNFDSSRELGDGGYGTVYYGKLQDGREVAVKRLYDHNARRKEQFITEIEILTRLRHKNLVSLYGCTSRLSDQLLLVYEYVPNGTIADHLHGHKAKYGSLTWPIRMKIAIEAASALAYLHASDIIHRDVKSNNILLDQNFSVKVGDFGLSRLHPNDISHISTAPQGTPGYVDPKYHECYQLTDKSDVYSFGVVLVELISSMPAVDFSRRNEEINLSNYAINRILRCAFDDLIDQSLGFHSDAEVKRMTTLVAELSFRCLQLDKDMRPSMVEVLEILQEIQQGEFKHDKKMEGNVNTKESVEVPLSPESEDHVLLKKNKFLTSPNSVNKVWTSDSSTSTTTSR from the exons ATGGCTGCAATATTATTTTGTGCTATGGTTTTGGTGTTTCATTTGCTTATCATCAACTTGGTTAGAGGTGAGAGTAAATCTTGTCCAAAAGAGTTCAATTGTGGAAAACTTGGCAATATGAGTTATCCATTTTCAGAATTCAAGAAAcctcattgtggattatgcaagATTGATTGTAATAACACTCTTCAAAATCCTAAAGTTGAGATTGAGGGAGAGTTATACAATGCTTATAAGAAGTGGTTTTTGGTTAACAGTATCGATCTCTCGGATCCAATTCTTGAAGTTTATTTAGCTAACAGAAGTTGCAAATCCTTTGAAAGGAATCTATCTTTTCCTAACTCTCCTTCTGTCTCATTTGGAGTATTCAACAATATCACTTTGTTCAAATGTATGAATAGAAGTATGGAGATAGATGGTTATTTTCGGAGTTATCAGAACTACTCTAATTGTAATGGCTTTAGCTTATACTATCATAATCCAAGAACAAATCAAAGCCATAGTATTCCAACTGGTGTTCTTCCTGCAAATTGTGCAGTTATTCGATTGCCTTTGACGTTTCTTTCACCTTCAGAACCAATTCCTACTGATTTGTTTGGTCTATTAACTTCTAAGTTCAAGTTAGATTGGGAAGTATCAAGAGATTGTTCGGATTGTATCTATAGAGAAGGGCAATGCCAAAGTGACAGCAAAAACCTCTTCTTTTGCTCCAAAG CAAAAAGAAATTTGGGACTGGTTGTAGGCACAG TGCTTTGTGGTTTCTTGATCATAGCAATCAGCATTGTGATACTTATAATCTGCTGTTGCAAGAAGGGCAACAGAAGTTTTGCGAATATTCTTCCGAGAAACACTCCTTCTGAGCCTTCAACACGAAGCTACGAGTTAGACAGCGGGTTCTTTGGCGTTCCTGTCTTCTCTTATGCTGAACTTCAACAAGCTACCATGAATTTTGATTCCTCTAGAGAACTTGGAGATGGAGGATATGGAACAGTATATTATG GGAAACTTCAGGATGGAAGAGAAGTTGCAGTAAAACGCCTGTACGACCACAATGCTAGGAGAAAGGAGCAGTTTATAACTGAGATTGAAATTCTAACAAGGCTAAGGCACAAAAATCTTGTTTCTCTTTATGGTTGCACATCCAGACTCAGCGATCAACTCTTACTTGTTTACGAGTATGTCCCTAATGGAACGATTGCTGATCACTTGCACGGTCATAAGGCAAAGTATGGCTCGCTCACATGGCCTATCCGCATGAAAATTGCTATTGAAGCTGCTAGTGCTCTGGCTTATCTGCATGCTTCTGATATAATCCACCGCGATGTGAAGAGTAACAACATACTACTTGATCAGAACTTCAGTGTCAAAGTCGGAGATTTTGGGCTTTCAAGACTTCATCCGAATGACATTTCTCATATATCAACTGCACCTCAGGGTACCCCTGGTTACGTCGATCCAAAGTACCACGAATGTTACCAGCTGACCGATAAAAGTGATGTCTATAGCTTCGGAGTAGTCCTCGTTGAGCTGATATCATCAATGCCTGCAGTAGATTTCAGTAGACGTAACGAAGAGATTAACTTGTCTAACTATGCAATAAACAGGATTTTAAGGTGTGCATTCGACGACTTGATAGACCAATCTCTTGGTTTTCATTCAGATGCAGAAGTTAAGAGGATGACTACCTTAGTGGCCGAGCTATCTTTTCGATGCTTGCAACTCGACAAGGACATGAGACCTAGTATGGTTGAAGTACTAGAAATATTGCAAGAGATTCAACAAGGTGAGTTCAAACATGACAAGAAAATGGAGGGTAATGTTAACACTAAAGAGAGTGTAGAAGTCCCTCTTTCACCTGAATCAGAAGACCATGTATTATTGAAGAAAAACAAGTTTTTAACTTCACCAAATTCTGTAAATAAAGTGTGGACTAGTGACTCTAGTACAAGTACTACCACTAGTAGATGA
- the LOC104096138 gene encoding LEAF RUST 10 DISEASE-RESISTANCEUS RECEPTOR-LIKE PROTEIN KINASE-like 1.1 isoform X1: MAAILFCAMVLVFHLLIINLVRGESKSCPKEFNCGKLGNMSYPFSEFKKPHCGLCKIDCNNTLQNPKVEIEGELYNAYKKWFLVNSIDLSDPILEVYLANRSCKSFERNLSFPNSPSVSFGVFNNITLFKCMNRSMEIDGYFRSYQNYSNCNGFSLYYHNPRTNQSHSIPTGVLPANCAVIRLPLTFLSPSEPIPTDLFGLLTSKFKLDWEVSRDCSDCIYREGQCQSDSKNLFFCSKVAKRNLGLVVGTVLCGFLIIAISIVILIICCCKKGNRSFANILPRNTPSEPSTRSYELDSGFFGVPVFSYAELQQATMNFDSSRELGDGGYGTVYYGKLQDGREVAVKRLYDHNARRKEQFITEIEILTRLRHKNLVSLYGCTSRLSDQLLLVYEYVPNGTIADHLHGHKAKYGSLTWPIRMKIAIEAASALAYLHASDIIHRDVKSNNILLDQNFSVKVGDFGLSRLHPNDISHISTAPQGTPGYVDPKYHECYQLTDKSDVYSFGVVLVELISSMPAVDFSRRNEEINLSNYAINRILRCAFDDLIDQSLGFHSDAEVKRMTTLVAELSFRCLQLDKDMRPSMVEVLEILQEIQQGEFKHDKKMEGNVNTKESVEVPLSPESEDHVLLKKNKFLTSPNSVNKVWTSDSSTSTTTSR, encoded by the exons ATGGCTGCAATATTATTTTGTGCTATGGTTTTGGTGTTTCATTTGCTTATCATCAACTTGGTTAGAGGTGAGAGTAAATCTTGTCCAAAAGAGTTCAATTGTGGAAAACTTGGCAATATGAGTTATCCATTTTCAGAATTCAAGAAAcctcattgtggattatgcaagATTGATTGTAATAACACTCTTCAAAATCCTAAAGTTGAGATTGAGGGAGAGTTATACAATGCTTATAAGAAGTGGTTTTTGGTTAACAGTATCGATCTCTCGGATCCAATTCTTGAAGTTTATTTAGCTAACAGAAGTTGCAAATCCTTTGAAAGGAATCTATCTTTTCCTAACTCTCCTTCTGTCTCATTTGGAGTATTCAACAATATCACTTTGTTCAAATGTATGAATAGAAGTATGGAGATAGATGGTTATTTTCGGAGTTATCAGAACTACTCTAATTGTAATGGCTTTAGCTTATACTATCATAATCCAAGAACAAATCAAAGCCATAGTATTCCAACTGGTGTTCTTCCTGCAAATTGTGCAGTTATTCGATTGCCTTTGACGTTTCTTTCACCTTCAGAACCAATTCCTACTGATTTGTTTGGTCTATTAACTTCTAAGTTCAAGTTAGATTGGGAAGTATCAAGAGATTGTTCGGATTGTATCTATAGAGAAGGGCAATGCCAAAGTGACAGCAAAAACCTCTTCTTTTGCTCCAAAG TAGCAAAAAGAAATTTGGGACTGGTTGTAGGCACAG TGCTTTGTGGTTTCTTGATCATAGCAATCAGCATTGTGATACTTATAATCTGCTGTTGCAAGAAGGGCAACAGAAGTTTTGCGAATATTCTTCCGAGAAACACTCCTTCTGAGCCTTCAACACGAAGCTACGAGTTAGACAGCGGGTTCTTTGGCGTTCCTGTCTTCTCTTATGCTGAACTTCAACAAGCTACCATGAATTTTGATTCCTCTAGAGAACTTGGAGATGGAGGATATGGAACAGTATATTATG GGAAACTTCAGGATGGAAGAGAAGTTGCAGTAAAACGCCTGTACGACCACAATGCTAGGAGAAAGGAGCAGTTTATAACTGAGATTGAAATTCTAACAAGGCTAAGGCACAAAAATCTTGTTTCTCTTTATGGTTGCACATCCAGACTCAGCGATCAACTCTTACTTGTTTACGAGTATGTCCCTAATGGAACGATTGCTGATCACTTGCACGGTCATAAGGCAAAGTATGGCTCGCTCACATGGCCTATCCGCATGAAAATTGCTATTGAAGCTGCTAGTGCTCTGGCTTATCTGCATGCTTCTGATATAATCCACCGCGATGTGAAGAGTAACAACATACTACTTGATCAGAACTTCAGTGTCAAAGTCGGAGATTTTGGGCTTTCAAGACTTCATCCGAATGACATTTCTCATATATCAACTGCACCTCAGGGTACCCCTGGTTACGTCGATCCAAAGTACCACGAATGTTACCAGCTGACCGATAAAAGTGATGTCTATAGCTTCGGAGTAGTCCTCGTTGAGCTGATATCATCAATGCCTGCAGTAGATTTCAGTAGACGTAACGAAGAGATTAACTTGTCTAACTATGCAATAAACAGGATTTTAAGGTGTGCATTCGACGACTTGATAGACCAATCTCTTGGTTTTCATTCAGATGCAGAAGTTAAGAGGATGACTACCTTAGTGGCCGAGCTATCTTTTCGATGCTTGCAACTCGACAAGGACATGAGACCTAGTATGGTTGAAGTACTAGAAATATTGCAAGAGATTCAACAAGGTGAGTTCAAACATGACAAGAAAATGGAGGGTAATGTTAACACTAAAGAGAGTGTAGAAGTCCCTCTTTCACCTGAATCAGAAGACCATGTATTATTGAAGAAAAACAAGTTTTTAACTTCACCAAATTCTGTAAATAAAGTGTGGACTAGTGACTCTAGTACAAGTACTACCACTAGTAGATGA